One Glycine max cultivar Williams 82 chromosome 3, Glycine_max_v4.0, whole genome shotgun sequence DNA window includes the following coding sequences:
- the LOC100817676 gene encoding RRP15-like protein translates to MAEEMKMVEPGRGKRKFFKTQGHKKSSKKAKVMPPQHGQKKVKIDKKMKKLFRKRAREYNSDDEEDDEATVPATLEPKSLASITNKRNDKDGIESEDRSEDEGAAGPQKTWNKNATDMNYHSSDDEGEDDDEIQPGITKFTEGCRAFKMAFRNLMKKSVPDDMLGPILSGQRKLVVDKLAEEEAERKVKGEAKKEKQMLAEKGHVKPATYLDSHEKFLISVATKGVVKLFNAVNKAQTAQRGLDPSRTKDAKEIRKRTKQAFFSELGKPSLPAIGTTTKAKESTDRVEDEQPAWAPLRDNYMLTSSKLKDWDKMPDKNVSDDMGKTSEDSSSDED, encoded by the exons CATAAAAAGTCAAGTAAGAAAGCAAAAGTGATGCCACCACAACATGGACAAAAGAAAGttaaaatagacaaaaaaatgaagaaacttttCCGCAAGCGAGCACGGGAGTATAAttctgatgatgaagaagatgatgaggcCACTGTCCCTGCTACCTTAGAGCCTAAAAGTCTGGCATCTATCACCAATAAAAGAAATGACAAGGATGGCATAGAAAGTGAGGATAGGTCTGAGGATGAAGGAGCTGCTGGACCACAAAAAACATGGAATAAGAATGCTACTGATATGAATTATCATAGCTCTGATGATGAAggggaagatgatgatgaaattcAGCCAGGAATTACAAAATTCACGGAAGGATGTAGAGCATTCAAGATGGCCTTTAGGAATCTTATGAAGAAGAGTGTTCCTGACGACATGTTG GGTCCAATATTGTCAGGGCAAAGGAAACTTGTTGTAGATAAACTTGCAGAAGAGGAAGCAGAACGCAAGGTCAAGGGAGAGGCCAAAAAGGAAAAGCAGATG TTGGCAGAAAAGGGGCATGTCAAACCTGCTACTTACTTGGATTCACATGAAAAGTTTTTAATAAGTGTTGCTACAAAAGGAG TGGTCAAGCTGTTCAATGCT GTCAATAAGGCACAAACTGCTCAGAGGGGGCTGGACCCCTCAAGGACTAAAGATGCAAAAG AGATACGAAAACGGACGAAACAAGCCTTCTTTTCAGAGTTAGGGAAACCATCATTGCCTGCAATTGGCACCACTACAAAG GCCAAGGAAAGCACTGATCGGGTAGAAGATGAACAACCTGCTTGGGCTCCATTACGAGATAACTATATGCTGACAAGTTCAAAACTAAAGGATTGGGACAAAATGCCT GATAAAAATGTATCAGATGACATGGGAAAAACTTCTGAAGATAGTAGTTCAGATGAAGATTAG